The genomic window GAACAGGTCGCGGATGCGTTCGCGTTGGCGCAACCCCTCGACCATTCGGTTGAACCCGCGTTGCAATTCCCCCAATTCGGTGCCGTCGAACACTTGCAACTGGCAGCCGAAGTCACCTTCTTCGACGCGTTCCAGCGCGGCCCGTACGGTGCGCACCGGAGTAGCGGTGAGCCATGCGGCCACCAGAATCAGGAAGAAGCCGAACACGAACGCCGCGACTGCCAACAGCAGCACTGCGACGCCGAACTGGGACAGCGTCATGTTGCGACGCGACAAGGTGAACACCGCGGCCAGTGCGATCCCGATGACCGGCACACCGGAGCCCAGCAGCCACGACGCCACGGCGCGGCCCATCACACCGGGGCCCGACCGTTCCGGCGCGCGACCGGCCTGCAAGGCTTGCGCGGCCACCGGCCGCAACGCGAACTCCGCGACGAAGTAACAACTGGCCGATACCACGATCCCGGAGAAACTGATGCCAAACACCATCTTGGGGATGTAGTTCGAGTCCACCCGACCGTAGAGCGTGGCGAACATGATGGTGCCGATTGCCCAGAGGACGACGGGAATCAGGGTCAATCGCCACGGTGCCAGGAAGGTGTTGCGCTGGTCTTCGGGGGTGGGCGGCTTCTCTTCGATGGCCCAGCGCAGATCATGGATGATGCGTTTGGTGGCCCAAATCCAGCCCACCACAACGGCGACACCGATATATGCCGGCGCGGCGAGCACTGTGATCCAGCGTGCACCCGGCGCAAGGACATTGGGTTCGGGAATCGCCACGGTCACCAGCACCATCACCACGCCGATGGCGATCAGATTCGCCGACACCACAAAGACGGTCAGTATCAGTTGCAGGCGTACCCGGCGACGCTGTTGACTCTCCGCCGGAGTGCCCAAAATCCATGAGCCGTAGGACGTTTCGGGCAGGTTGCCGCTCTGCCGGGTGACGGTCTCGAGCAGGCGGCCCAATCGCTGCGCCAGCGTCTTAGGCACGCTCAACGCGACGGCATCGCAGCCGTGATGATCGGCGCGGGTATCGGAAAGCCGACCATCCATGCCTCTCGTTGTGGTGGCCTACCTATCGGTGCAGGCCCGGTAGGCGGTAACGTTACAGACCGAATGAACTAGTGGTCTAGTCACACTTGAAATTCATATACAAAGCAGGTTTATTGCTATGTCACGACGTAGGTCGCGGCGGGAAAACGCGGTGCCGGCAGATGTCGTCCAGGCCACGTTGGCTTCGGCCGAACGTCTAGGAAGAGATGTAGCTGATGTGCCGATCGTCGTCATCGCGCACGCGTTGGGAGTATCTCGTAGCACTTTGCTGCGTCAGCTCGGTGGA from Mycobacterium kubicae includes these protein-coding regions:
- a CDS encoding adenylate/guanylate cyclase domain-containing protein; the encoded protein is MSVPKTLAQRLGRLLETVTRQSGNLPETSYGSWILGTPAESQQRRRVRLQLILTVFVVSANLIAIGVVMVLVTVAIPEPNVLAPGARWITVLAAPAYIGVAVVVGWIWATKRIIHDLRWAIEEKPPTPEDQRNTFLAPWRLTLIPVVLWAIGTIMFATLYGRVDSNYIPKMVFGISFSGIVVSASCYFVAEFALRPVAAQALQAGRAPERSGPGVMGRAVASWLLGSGVPVIGIALAAVFTLSRRNMTLSQFGVAVLLLAVAAFVFGFFLILVAAWLTATPVRTVRAALERVEEGDFGCQLQVFDGTELGELQRGFNRMVEGLRQRERIRDLFGRHVGREVAAAAENQEIELGGEERHVAILFVDIIGSTELVAERAPTEVVDLLNRFFTVIIDEVNARRGLINKFEGDATLAIFGAPVPAQSPETDALAAARSIAQRLVDEVPECPAGVGIAAGTVVAGNVGAYERFEYTVIGDPVNEAARLCELAKSTPSHVLASAVAVRASDSQEQGCWEFGEETKLRGRTKPTLLASPRQAAKPTHQPNDAD